One Dictyostelium discoideum AX4 chromosome 3 chromosome, whole genome shotgun sequence genomic region harbors:
- the cycA gene encoding hypothetical protein: protein MNQTLSNENDEVKKSSSNKRESPFPQEDTNKNHKRVALYDVTHQQNIQPQPFNVNNNDCLVNNNYNNNNNNNNNNNYNNKNLMAKPIQSNKNNSIITASNIPSTFNNTATNNSNNNNNNNNNNNINNNNNNNINIISNNNNNNNNNNNNNNNNNNNNNNNNNNNKLKSQTVNGGIKTENLPSKNNNDNNSNSDDSNNSNKTNQTQQDNSNNEIAPPTKPNNNNNNNNNNNNNNNNNNNNNNNNNNLTENENNELNNIKNNNNNNNNNNNNNNNNNNNNNNNNNNNNKENNSLEKTFHAHIHADFSHVPHIDIDEQFGACQILCAEYAEEIFDNARKNQWKTQPTDYMQNQSELKPGMRAILIDWIVDIGCELGVKNETIYLSINILDRYLSLQPVTRNEFQMIGACAFFIAAKYEEYKGAQPQFIIQSAGEFFNVDQLLECECKMLKTLNFSLCTPTIKFFLGRYLIAVGDSDISHVAHLFGELSLLEYNLINYPPSVIAAACVYLACLVLQKQWTTTLTYYCRVEVNDIYFQKCVRFIYDKFQSNESETYSRTIKSKYAYVFDIFNKYSSNQSSSAPFCNKQQLIYS, encoded by the exons atgaatcaaactctatcaaatgaaaatgacGAAGTTAAAAAATCGTCATCCAATAAAAGAGAGAGTCCATTTCCACAAGAAGATACCaataaaaatcataaaaGAGTAGCATTATACGATGTTACCCACCAACAAAATATTCAACCACAACCATTT AATGTAAATAACAACGATTGTCTTGTCAACAATAactataataacaataataataataataataataataactataataataagaatttAATGGCAAAACCCattcaatcaaataaaaataatagtattataaCCGCCTCAAACATTCCCAGTACTTTCAACAATACCGCCactaataatagcaataataataataacaataataataataacaatattaataataacaataacaacaatattaatattattagtaataataataataataataataataataataataataataataataataataataataataataataataataataataataagttaAAATCACAAACAGTAAATGGAGGTATTAAAACTGAAAACTTACCatccaaaaataataatgataataatagtaatagtgatGATAgtaacaattcaaataaaacaaatcaaaCTCAACaagataatagtaataatgaaatagCACCACCAACTAAaccaaacaataataataataataataataataataataataataataataataataataataataataataataataataatttaacagaaaatgaaaacaacgaattaaataatattaaaaacaataataataataataacaataataataataataataataataataataataataataataataataataataataataataaagaaaataatagtttGGAGAAAACATTCCATGCTCATATTCATGCCGATTTTAGTCATGTGCCACATATAGACATTGATGAACAATTTGGGGCATGCCAAATTCTATGTGCGGAGTACGCAGAGgaaatatttgataatgCGCGTAAGAATCAATGGAAAACACAGCCTACAGACTATATGCAAAATCAAAGTGAATTGAAGCCAGGTATGAGAGCAATTCTCATTGATTGGATCGTAGATATTGGTTGTGAATTGGGTGTAAAGAACGAAACCATCTATTTatcaataaatattttgGATCGTTATCTTTCATTGCAACCAGTCACTAGAAATGAATTCCAAATGATCGGAGCCTGTGCCTTCTTTATCGCGGCAAAGTATGAAGAATACAAGGGTGCTCAACCACAATTCATCATCCAATCAGCCGGCGAGTTTTTCAATGTTGACCAACTTTTGGAATGTGAATGCAAAAtgttaaaaactttaaatttttcactTTGCACTCCAACCATCAAATTCTTTTTGGGTAGATATTTAATTGCCGTAGGTGATTCAGATATTTCTCATGTTGCTCAC ttatttggagaattatcattattagagtataatttgattaattaTCCACCATCAGTAATTGCAGCAGCATGCGTTTATTTGGCATGTTTAGTTTTACAAAAGCAATGGACCACAACTTTAACCTATTATTGCAGAGTTGAAGTTAATGATATTTACTTTCAAAAATGTGTTAGATTCATCTATGATAAATTTCAATCGAATGAATCAGAGACTTATTCTCGTAcaattaaaagtaaatatGCTTATGTATTTGATATATTTAACAAGTATAGTTCAAATCAATCCTCAAGTGCTCCATTTTGTAACAAACAACAATTGATCTATAGTTAG
- the med22 gene encoding hypothetical protein — MNTGGNNSLPPQTRGEVLFRDQQFFQKQIDSKIMQLLENYHNIIKISKVNDPLKNASEIYEMETRTSNMLNAGEGLLKIIEELKQNLILNDFSTMAEEVRIQNLVFHKENERTNKSIKLISEELSRSLKELEDEYYNSSYKLPPPSSSK, encoded by the exons atgaatACTGGTGGaaataattcattaccaCCCCAAACTAGAGGTGAAGTTTTATTCAGAGACCAACAATTCTTTCAAAAGCAAATTGATTCAAAAATTATGCAATTGTTAGAAAATTATcataatattataaagatTTCAAAAGTGAATGATCCTTTAAAAAATGCAAGTGAAATTTATGAAATGGAAACAAGAACTTCTAATATG TTAAATGCAGGTGAAGGATTATTAAAGATTATAGaggaattaaaacaaaatttaattttaaatgatttttcaacAATGGCTGAAGAAGTTAGAATTCAAAATTTAGTTTTTCACAAAGAGAATGAAAGAACcaacaaatcaattaaattaatatctgAAGAGTTATCAAGATCGTTAAAAGAATTAGAAGATGAATATTATAATTCAAGTTATAAACTACCCCCTCCTTCATCTTCTAAATAA